The sequence below is a genomic window from Lolium perenne isolate Kyuss_39 chromosome 7, Kyuss_2.0, whole genome shotgun sequence.
TTCTATTTATAATATGTTGTTGTTCATAAATTATATGTTGTTCACGAATATTTTTTGCATGATTTGATATGCTGTGTACCGTAGGCATTTTTACCCGCCGGTACCTATTTAGCATACGGTCGTCGCCAGTCTGTGCGAACATGAAGCCGGAGCCTGAGACGAGTTGTGGGAAGGCGGCGGTTGCTGCGTCCCGTTGTGCCCCCGAATTGAAAAGAGCGCTCCGATCACGATCTGACGGCTTAGGGTGGATGATGCGCTCCCCGCTCTCGCTTACAAAATCTTCCTCCCACTTCCCCCTCTACATCGCAGGACGTGGGGCGTTCGTGGGCGCGCCCTGCTGCCATTTcaattctcctcctcctgctcttgCTCCGACAGACAGAAGCGGGATTCCGGCGAGTGCTGCGATTGGCATGGTCGCTTGCGGCAGCGGAGGACGACGATGCAtccgcgcggtggcggcggcggtgaccGGGCGGCGGTGAGGAAGGGGCCGTGGacggcggaggaggacgaggtgCTGCGGCAGCACGTCCGCGAGCACGGGCCCCGCGAGTGGAGCTCCATTCGATCCAAAGGCCTCCTCCCCCGCACCGGCAAGTCCTGCCGCCTCCGCTGGGTCAACAAGCTCCGCCCAAACCTCAAGACGTAATCCGCTTCCTTCCtccatttccttgacttctggttATTTGAAGCTACTACCGATTTCAATCGCCATGCGCCGTGCTGAACAATGCGTGTTTGTTTGTTTGCGTGAAGGGGCTGCAAGTTctcggcggaggaggagcgggtGGTGATCGAGCTGCAGGCGCAGTTCGGGAACAAGTGGGCGAGGATCTCCACGTACCTCCCCGGCAGGACCGACAACGACGTCAAGAACTTCTGGAGCACGCGGCAGAAGAGGCTCGCCAGGATGCTCCGGGCGCCGCTGTCCCGCAGGAGGCCCGCCGCCGCAAGGCACAGCGCCAACggtggcagcggcggcgctcCTTCTTCTTCGACTGCGGCGTCTCGTGATCAGCTTCTGCGCGCCCCAGAGCCCGAGGTGATGACTCTTGCTTAATTTGCTTTCCCTGAAGAAAAAAAGAGTTGTTGCTTCTGAACTATTGACAACAATCACCTTATCTCTGAACCTGATCTTGCGCTTCTGTTTTTCTGAAATGATCTAACTACACTTGTTTCCTCTGCACTGCTAGTCTGTACCTTCTTTTACTAGTTGTCTGGACATTCTAAGATACATATTTGGCCAAAAATTTAAAACTATGCCTTAAGGAAAACTGATGAAATCACAAATTCAATAACTTTTCCCTCTGTTAGTTCAAGATATTTTTCTTGAATAAGATACGAAATGCCGCTCATAATCATAACTGAAATTGGCAGGTTTCAAGTAGTCAATGTTTAAAAATAGCCTTTATTTGAGACTTTTGTGGAAACCTTGTTAGGTTATTATTTTTCCGTTCCCAAACTTAAGCATGCTGCCAATTTTTCATTATCTGAActccaaaagaaaaaaagagttgTTGCTTTTGAACTAGACAGCAATCACCTTATCTCTGAACCTGATCGTGCCCTTCTGTTTTTTCTGAAATGATCTAGCGACACTTGTTTGTTCTGCACTACTACCTTCTTTTGCTAGTTATCCGGACATTCTAAGATACATACCATGATGAAAATTGATGAAATTACAAATTCAAATACTTTTCTGTCTATTTTCTTGAGTAAGAAGTATCGCCCCCAATCATAACTGAAATTGACAGGGTTCAAGTAGTCAATGTTTGAAATTAATCACAACTTCTAAAATATATACTCCATTTATTTCTTGAGTAACATTTATTTGAGACTTTTGTGGACAACCTTCTTAGATCATTTCCATTCCCAAACTCAACCATGCTGCCAAATTTTCGTTATCTGAACTTCTGAAGCCTCGCACTGTTCCTTATTTCAGCCGCTGCGTCAGGATCAAGTTCCCTGCTTCGGCACGATGATCCCCTTCCAAGAGACGCCGATGAACCAGCACCACATCGGCGAGAGCAGCCAAGAACCACCACCTACTGCGGTCGGTTCCCCATTCCCCGGACTACTCGGACACGGATCCATCCTGCCGTCTCCCATCGGGTTCGCCGCCGCGGCATGCAGCAGCTCGTACGGCGCCTCTCCGGAGGCTCACCATCCGCTGTCCTACCTCTACGCCGGCGACCCTGCGCTGATGTTTCATGGCGCTGGATTCGTGGACTCGTCCGCACTTGTCCACGGCGGCGGCGTCGCCTACCTGGAGCCGAAACGGGAACTGGAAGAGCAGCAGCCACCGGCCGGGTTCTTTGGGCTgggggaggacgacgacgacgtctACGGCCACATCCTGCCGGCACGGAGAGGCGCACCTGACGTGCTCTTCGACGACCTGGCCCCGGAGATGTTCGACTTCTTCGagctgccgccgtcgccgccaccatcgccGCCCACGCGGCCGTAGACCGTCATGGGCAAACGCTGCAGGATGCTGAGGTGCATCCTGACTAATTAAGCCATTAAAGATGCTCTGATCTGGGAGTTCATTTGTGTATTTGTAAGCGCGTATTTTAATTCTAGGACACGTCTCTTCTGACTGAGTGACTGCTTAAACCTCGTATGCGTGTATTACCAGCCTTTTCACATCGGAAAATCTTGAGCAACATTTCACATTGTGTCCTTGTTCATCCATACATAAAGATTGTGATTTGAAGCTGAAAAAATAACTTTTGACTCCTCGCCACGTACTAAAATTTTATGGAAAGGAAATGGTTTTCTTGCTATTGATTTTGACGTCGTGTCAGTCCTGCCGGGCAGCTGAAACAAGCAGTTCCTATTTCTATATTTATGCATTTCACGCAATTCGGATTTCTTGCTATTGGTGCACAATTTTTTGTATACGAGTTCAGCTAAGTACATTATCCTGGTGTGTAGTACATTCCTGGATACGCTTCTAATCACAACACGAGTTATAAGCAGGCGATATGGACCACCACAAGCTGAGTCTTGCTTGAGGTTTAAGTTGTTTTCGCAGCTAATTCAAAGTAAGTTGACAAAACGAAAATTAGCTTCAGGATCAGTAGTTGTCAGTCAGCCGGTCAGTCTTGTCATGCTGAAGCATAGTCGTCGAGCGCCAATCTGGGAGGGAGTTATGGCTCCTGATCCCATCCGCCCGGTTTTTGCTGATTTATCTACAGAATAATCCATAATTCGCCAGCAATACAAATGAACTTGAGCAAAAGAAGAACTGAAGTAGACAAGGACTGGCCTGTGTGCAACAGAATGCCTGAAGACCGCGGCCATCTTTTTCCTGAAATGCAAACGAGATGCTGCACTTGGGCAGATGACCTAGCTCCTTACAAGCTGGAAGATGGAAGTTGAAACAAAGGAATAAAACTGAAGAAAGTAAATCAAGGAGCGATTTTAAGCCAACTGTCTTATCTGAAGCTGTGTTTTAAAGGGATATTTTGTGAGTTGTTGCTCCAAggtgcagaaagtgtaaatcatccATTCTGACTAACTGTTGAAATAAATAAAACTTGTGAAATCCTTGAGTGTATCATTTAGACCTATGCATTATTAGACTGAGAGCTGATGTGTGAAAGAGATCAAGTAGCAGGCAAGCTCAAGAGTTGTGTTCATGTGAAAAGTACAGAAGGTAGATTAATTGCTGATGTATTTTCTCCTCAACTTTGCAAAACAACAATGCCGCTAGTCCTCACTTGCTGAGAGTACAAAAGTTGTAACTATGGCAAGCTGTATTCATGGAATCATGTAAGCCTTTTGCTATTGTATTACAGTCGCTGTTTACAAAAAGATTGTACTCCCAATTCTAAGAGTATGATCTGAACTTGTACCCATACACCCACACCTTGATGGCGTCAATCATCCTAGCATAAGGGTACACAAAACCCAGTTTATATGGCAAGCCTGCCTGTAATAACTTCAGTCTCAAATTATATAAGGCCCAATCATCCTACTACGTAGCATAAGGATGCACAAATTCCAGTTTATATGATGAGCCAACATGTATTAACTTCAGTCTCAAATTACATAAGGCCCAATCATCCTGCTGGTATCAATCATTCTAGCATACGGATGCACAAAAAAACGGCTCTGTGACAAGCCTGCCTGTAATAACTTCAATCTCAGATTACATAAGGCCCAATCATAAACTAAGTGTCacatggaccaaccaaaaaatgaTGCAGTTAACTTGAGCCACTCAAGGCTTGGCATTCGTAGCTTGCTTGAGCTTCCTCCCAAGAGCATAGGCAAGGGGTGGTGGTACAGCATTCCCAATCTGCCTGTGTTTGCTCTGGATGTTGCCAGCAAAGCAGTAGCCATCAGGGAAGCCCTGCAATGCAAGCATTCATAACATGGGATTAGATCAGATATCTTCGTAACATATTTGGTTCATTGCATCATGCATGAGATTCTTTCTGCCACTGGAGGTTAAGATGAACGATGAGCAGAGCAATTGCGCTTACACTTACATCCAACTAGTAAGGTGATTATCTGATTTTGTTTCAACAGGCTACGGATTACTTCAATCTAGTGTGATTGTCAAGCAACAGTTGGTGTAAACTGTACAGTCTAGGCAGCAGCCTTTTAGCTTTCAAAAAATAACATGTTACTCCATCTAAGTTGACAGGGATTATTGTGCTTTACCTGAGATCGAGCACATTCACGAACGGTGATGATCCTGTCCTGATCAGGGTGGAAGCACATGCCGACCTTGCCCATTGGCTGGGGATCTGTCACAGATGTGGGGAAGTTGCCCTCCCAATCGAGCCTCCCGTACAGGCCTTTCCACTGGTTGTGCCTCCGGGCTGTGTTGGGCAAGCACCAAGGGATCAACTCCACCGTTTGCCCGGTGGATAGCTTCACCTGCATCCACATCATGAAAATCAGCTACATCACATGGTCACCTAGAAGGTAGAAAACAGCAAAAAagaatgaataaaatgagaaccttctCGTCTGGGAGGTCATGCCAGTCACAGCCTGGGCGTTTTGGAATGTGCTTGCACCTAATGAGATTCAGTTCATTCATCTCTTTGGCTACGTGGTCACACAGTGAAGGCGTGTCGCCTCGAATCTTCTTCTGGAACCAAGACACAGGTTCGCTTCCATACTGGACCACAAAAGAATGTAAAATTAGCTGTGGTATCAATAACATAGACAATCAGGATGATGTGATGTGCACCTGTATTGTTGGTTTGCTGGCACCATTCTCCACCGGTGGTAGATCTCCAATTGTATCTCGGACTGTCATTGAGCGGAATGGAGCTCCTCCAGCTGTGCTCTTGGCAGCTGCATAGTATTTGCCATCTGGTAGGTTGATTTTAAGCTCAGGGCTAGCAAAGACGTGCATCGGTTCAGGCCAGTCAGGAAGAGTCTCCCCAGGTGCAGCAGCCCAGATGAATGCCCTTTTCCTAGACTGCGCAACACCAAAGGCACCAGCCTCTAAGATCCCGAATCGAACCTATGAACAAACAGAAGGTTACAACATATAGATGTGTCATAGCGCAAGGACAAACAGAGAAGAGCGAGTGTCAAGCACCTGGTATCCCATCTCCAGGAGTGATGCTAGTGTAAGCCTGAAGGTCTGGCCTTTGTTGAACGAAACAAAGTTCCTAACATTTTCTAAGAGGAAGAACCGAGGGCGGAAATACTCCACAAAGGACAGAAACGCTAAAATCATCTCACACTGGACTTTGCTCCATGGGCTTTGATTGAATCTGTTCATCCCAGAAAACCCCTACAAAAAGATGCACAGAAAGTCAAGCAGCAGCGCGGAAGATTTAAAAAAGCATCAAGCAGCAGCCCTGGGTGAAACAACTGACCTGGCATGGTGGGCCACCGTTGATGAACTCTACTTCACCTGGTACAGGGAGGTTCTTAATCTGCTCATCTGAAAGTTTAGCTGCTCGCTCAGAAGCCTCGGAAGTCGAGATGCAATCATCGCCGTCACCACACTTACCCATTATTGCTCTGCAAAGGCCAGGAGTCACAAATGAGTGGGAGATGCAGGAGTAACCAGTTAAAACCCAAAGGAGATAAAAGGGATTCCATACTTCAGAATCACATTGCAGTTCTCCACAAATACTGCAGCTTCCGGATGATTTTCACCAAATGCTTGCCCGGCAGGTTCTTCATATTCAATTGCCCATTTTGTATGTGATGCACCTGTAGAGTTGATGATCAGAGAGTATGTGGAGAAAAGGTTTTCCATCCACCAACATGCACGTGCATTAAAAAAAGATGCAGATGGAAACACATTACCAGATAGCTGCAGCCCTTCAGACAAACCACCACAGCCAGCAAAAATATCAAGAGTTGCAAGACACTTCTCTGATATTAATGTGTCCTTTCCTGAACCAGCTTGTTCATCATCACAAATCTGCTTTCCCTTATTCTTTTTTGAAGCAGGTGCCTTCCTTGTCAGGGTCATGAGCTTAACATTGGCCGGTAGCTGGTTCAGAGACAAGACAACTGTCAACTATCTGAAGAAGTTTCTCAACAAAATAAAAGCAAAAGTAACTGGAGCAAATAAAGAGCTGAATTTTAGTAATAAATGACCTGCTTAAGAGCTCCAGTATCAGGATCATATAGATGTTCACAGTAAAaggcatgctcaaccactactggAAGATTTGAATTAGGAAGGTCATCCTTTGATGTAACCTCACATTTTCCCTCTATCATCACCACAGGCACACTTATTATTTCGTCACTGTAATACACCTAGATCAAACaacaataaagaggtacaaaaaaagGTTAGGTGGAATCACATGTATATGAAAGTATTGATATGGATAAACAATGATGCAGTGAATATTAGACCCCAGATAATTGGGCAAAGTGCCAAACCTCTCTGATGTCTGAAGAGTAAGCTTTATCTGATGAAATGTCTTCAGGCCTGtatagccttcttgcactgacttTGGTTGATTCTGGGTTAGCTTTCTTAGATCCAGAAGGAGCAATGATACTCTGCAAATGGCATACCACATAAGGCTTTAGGCCCACATTTCTTCCAGCCTTGTTGGTGCCATGACCCTCCACTGGGAAGAAAAACTCAGGCTTGACATAAAGAAAGTCATGAACAGTATATGTAACATTCTTGAAGACAAAGCTGGTCTCTGAACGTATTTTGAATTCATCACTAACTGCTCCTCGCTCCACACAAGAACTACAAGTTCCTGTTCCAGTGCCTAGTTTATCACGAGGGAGGGAGAAAAAAGCACCTTGCTCAGGACAGTATAAGCTTTTGCAAATATACTCCACCGACAAACCTTTCTTTTTCCGCTCCTCTGCCTTGGCCCTCTCCAGCCTATTAGCTTCCAGATGCTCTTTTCTGCACTTGTGGTCCCAAGAAATCAGCTGGAAATTGACAGTCACCGACTCTCTAATGTCACCTACTTCGAATTCTGAACAGTCATTAGTCAAGAAAACCTCCCTTTCATTTGCAGCATTGCCAAGGACAGTCTGTGAACCTTTTTGCAGAATTCTTCCATGAATCATCCCTGTACCATCATGTTTCTCATACATATACTCAACAAAAAACATGATGGCTTCTCCTAAATCATCTTCTACTGTGACTGCCCCACCAACAGCAATATTGAGATCTCGAACTTTAACACATGTGTATAGAGCTTCTCCAGAGAGTGATTTTCCAACTGTTTGGCCTTCCCATTGAATTTCTTTACAAGTCTGTGATGAGGGCTTTTTAGACCGTGTTGATGGTGGGGTCCTCAAAACATGTTCATCTTCAACATAAACCTCCccctcagcttcatcttcattttcctcttgttcctcctcaattTCCTTTGGTTCATCATTCTCATCTCCCTCCTTTAAGTCCTCTGGGAAATGGGTGGCATAGTAATCACCCCATATCTTGCTGATCAGCCTTGTGGTTGTCGCACGCATAAGCTTTCTTTTTAACACTTGACCCATTTTTGCACTTGGGTTCAGATTCTCTCCTCTCGTTGCCTGAGATTTtttcttcattgctaactttgt
It includes:
- the LOC127312852 gene encoding probable transcription factor MYB58: MHPRGGGGGDRAAVRKGPWTAEEDEVLRQHVREHGPREWSSIRSKGLLPRTGKSCRLRWVNKLRPNLKTGCKFSAEEERVVIELQAQFGNKWARISTYLPGRTDNDVKNFWSTRQKRLARMLRAPLSRRRPAAARHSANGGSGGAPSSSTAASRDQLLRAPEPEPLRQDQVPCFGTMIPFQETPMNQHHIGESSQEPPPTAVGSPFPGLLGHGSILPSPIGFAAAACSSSYGASPEAHHPLSYLYAGDPALMFHGAGFVDSSALVHGGGVAYLEPKRELEEQQPPAGFFGLGEDDDDVYGHILPARRGAPDVLFDDLAPEMFDFFELPPSPPPSPPTRP
- the LOC127316749 gene encoding DNA (cytosine-5)-methyltransferase 1A — its product is MPKFPHSAATTGTKRRRAKPRKSENDPTEDGTSETELHNDNKENNGTSENCHEVTVCKRPKRAAACSNFKEKAFDLSEEDSLVMIKEIRIEEEIEAVRLTKTGPEDKKPCRKLIDFILHDEDGNVQPFEMSHSDGISITALVMPLDDNMEKGRENGIHCVRFHPITDWKISGYKEGTAAIWLSTEISDYKCVKPASSYKFHFDLFSQKARICVEVYRKLARSVGGNPLLALDELLASVVRSINSNGSFNGTVSKDFVISIGEFIHSQLTALDHTVNSDDEILSMLPALVALRNDCRSRMQFSMLPAMTSNGTLMIKDGQGKEVNENEDEDAKLARLLQEEEEWKMMQQRNKHGTSQKNVYIKISEAEIANDYPLPAYYKPHNAEMDEYIFDSDAGLCVDDLPVRILNNWALYNSDSRLISLELIPMKSGAENDIVIFGSGFMREDDDSCCSTAEPTQLSSSASKSDQGDQGISVYLSPIKEWVVEFGGSMICISIRTDIAWYKLRQPTKQYAPWCETVLKTARLAVSIITLLKEQTRASKLAFADVIKKVAAYERGNPAYVSTNAADVERYVVVHGQIILQQFRAYPDESIQRSAFCTGLVARMEVRRHTKLAMKKKSQATRGENLNPSAKMGQVLKRKLMRATTTRLISKIWGDYYATHFPEDLKEGDENDEPKEIEEEQEENEDEAEGEVYVEDEHVLRTPPSTRSKKPSSQTCKEIQWEGQTVGKSLSGEALYTCVKVRDLNIAVGGAVTVEDDLGEAIMFFVEYMYEKHDGTGMIHGRILQKGSQTVLGNAANEREVFLTNDCSEFEVGDIRESVTVNFQLISWDHKCRKEHLEANRLERAKAEERKKKGLSVEYICKSLYCPEQGAFFSLPRDKLGTGTGTCSSCVERGAVSDEFKIRSETSFVFKNVTYTVHDFLYVKPEFFFPVEGHGTNKAGRNVGLKPYVVCHLQSIIAPSGSKKANPESTKVSARRLYRPEDISSDKAYSSDIREVYYSDEIISVPVVMIEGKCEVTSKDDLPNSNLPVVVEHAFYCEHLYDPDTGALKQLPANVKLMTLTRKAPASKKNKGKQICDDEQAGSGKDTLISEKCLATLDIFAGCGGLSEGLQLSGASHTKWAIEYEEPAGQAFGENHPEAAVFVENCNVILKAIMGKCGDGDDCISTSEASERAAKLSDEQIKNLPVPGEVEFINGGPPCQGFSGMNRFNQSPWSKVQCEMILAFLSFVEYFRPRFFLLENVRNFVSFNKGQTFRLTLASLLEMGYQVRFGILEAGAFGVAQSRKRAFIWAAAPGETLPDWPEPMHVFASPELKINLPDGKYYAAAKSTAGGAPFRSMTVRDTIGDLPPVENGASKPTIQYGSEPVSWFQKKIRGDTPSLCDHVAKEMNELNLIRCKHIPKRPGCDWHDLPDEKVKLSTGQTVELIPWCLPNTARRHNQWKGLYGRLDWEGNFPTSVTDPQPMGKVGMCFHPDQDRIITVRECARSQGFPDGYCFAGNIQSKHRQIGNAVPPPLAYALGRKLKQATNAKP